In one Bactrocera tryoni isolate S06 chromosome 5, CSIRO_BtryS06_freeze2, whole genome shotgun sequence genomic region, the following are encoded:
- the LOC120778652 gene encoding transcription initiation factor TFIID subunit 2 isoform X2, translating to MDSEPKTEPKDVPARPFKLAHQIVSLTGISFERKSIIGAVELTIVPTKENLRLIRLNAKQCRIYRILLNDVCEVEFFYFDPFLDILQGDPKVRSLDVYSKNHLTAAQKTDPDVNCGELLIQIPPEGYHMIQEGRGLRIGIEFSMEDPQGGIHFVIPPTSEDEQQPNSAHMFTYAYENSTRLWFPCVDSFADPCTWKLEFTVDKHLTAVSCGELVEVVMTPDLRRKTFHYSLTTPVCAPNIALAVGPFEIYVDPHMHEVTHFCLPQLLPLLKNTVRYLHEAFEFFEETLSTRYPFSCYKQVFVDELDTDISAYATLSIASVHLMHSIAIIDQTYITRTLMSRAIAEQFFGCFITSHHWSDTWLAKGIAEYLCGLYSRKCFGNNEYREWVQSELARVVHYEERYGGIILDCSQPPAPLPVSSTNPASATSKQTEIVHYFPIKSLHTVSPKYVEAMRRKAHLVIRMLEHRIGQELLIQVFNKQLVLATNAAVTKIGSGLWHHLLISTNIFIKAIFTVTGKDMSVFMDQWVRTGGHAKFSFTSVFNRKRNTIELEIRQDFVSQRGVRKYNGPLLVQLQELDGTFKHMLQIENTVVKADITCHSKSRRNKKKKIPLCTGEEVDMDLSAMDDSPVLWIRLDPEMILIRDLNIEQPDFQWQYQLRHERDVTAQFEAIKALEKYPTNATRSALTDTIENERCFYKVRCEAAHCLTKVANQMVTQWSGPPAMLNIFRKFFGSFSAPHIIKQNNFANFQLYFLQKVIPVAMAGLRTSHGICPPEVIRFLLDLFKYNDNTRNHYSDVYYRAALVDALGNSITPVVSVALRGTPITSDSLSADAKLVLEEVTRLLNLEKNLPSYKYMVSVSCLKVIRKLQKCGHLPSLPKIYRCYAAYGQYLDLRVAAMECLVDFVKVDGRWDDLDHLITLLETDPDPAARHALAQLLIDNPPFSRESRSSRLDRPELVERLWANMNNKLAFDTKLRCDMVDLYYALYGTRRPMCLQSADVSNMYKDIIKEGTKKTAVLNSSTIPNNEAKPPAIISEVKNEVLDVVEEHTSIAAVKRTATEAFEVGNEVIKLETTEEVTLVEDNDMKMESFDNEVKVVVNQEDDGNVHSPEPKRMKSEIFEEDDNSVTIIDVGETAIMKADSSFEANKTDAESRHKAENSSKKKKKKDKKKHKHKHKHKHNKEKERDKERERKDKKDPNISRIQAKEATPETLSSADSSNSNSNPPTLNFT from the exons ATGGATAGCGAACCGAAGACCGAACCAAAGGATGTGCCCGCACGCCCTTTTAAATT GGCGCATCAAATTGTGAGTTTGACCGGCATTAGTTTCGAACGCAAAAGTATAATT ggtGCAGTGGAGTTAACCATAGTGCCAACCAAAGAAAATTTACGGCTTATAAGGTTGAATGCAAAGCAGTGTCGtatttatcgcattttgttaAATGATGTTTGTGAagttgagtttttttatttcgatcCATTCCTGGATATCCTTCAAGGAGATCCGAAAGT gAGATCTTTAGATGTGTACTCCAAAAACCATCTCACTGCCGCACAGAAAACCGATCCTGATGTCAATTGTGGTGAATTGTTGATACAGATACCACCAGAAGGATATCACATGATACAAGAAGGTCGGGGTTTACGTATCGGCATAGAATTCTCTATGGAAGATCCACAAGGCGGCATACACTTTGTTATACCACCAACTAGTGAGGATGAACAGCAACCTAACAGTGCACATATGTTCACATACGCATACGAAAATTCAACTCGCTTATGGTTTCCTTGTGTTGATAGTTTTGCAGATCCGTGCACATGGAAACTCGAGTTCACCGTGGATAAACACTTGACGGCTGTGTCATGTGGCGAACTTGTGGAAGTGGTTATGACACCCGATTTGAGGCGaaaaacatttcattattcactCACAACGCCCGTATGTGCGCCTAATATCGCATTGGCTGTAGGCCCATTTGAAATCTACGTGGATCCTCATATGCATGAGGTTACTCACTTTTGCCTGCCACAGCTTTTACCACTTTTGAAAAATACCGTACGATACCTGCATGaagcttttgaatttttcgaaGAGACACTTTCCACACGTTACCCCTTCTCCTGCTACAAACAGGTTTTTGTAGATGAACTTGATACCGACATCAGTGCATATGCTACTTTAAGCATAGCTTCTGTGCATCTTATGCATTCCATTGCTATTATCGATCAGACGTATATAACACGAACATTAATGTCACGCGCCATTGCCGAACAGTTCTTCGGATGTTTCATCACATCACATCATTGGTCGGACACTTGGTTAGCAAAAGGCATTGCCGAGTATTTGTGTGGCTTATATTCCCGAAAGTGTTTTGGTAATAATGAATATCGCGAATGGGTTCAATCCGAGTTGGCGCGAGTTGTGCACTATGAGGAGCGGTATGGCGGGATTATACTCGATTGCAGTCAGCCACCGGCGCCACTGCCTGTGTCTAGTACGAATCCCGCGAGCGCTACCAGCAAGCAAACCGAAATTGTgcattattttcctataaaaagtTTACACACAGTTTCGCCAAAATATGTGGAAGCAATGAGACGCAAGGCGCATTTGGTTATACGTATGCTGGAGCATCGCATCGGCCAAGAGCTGCTAATACAa GTTTTCAATAAACAGTTGGTGCTGGCAACCAATGCGGCGGTGACTAAAATCGGTTCCGGCTTATGGCATCATTTGCTAATTTCCACGAATATATTCATCAAGGCGATATTCACTGTAACTGGTAAAGATATGTCAGTCTTCATGGATCAATGGGTCCGTACCGGAGGCCACGCGAAGTTCTCCTTTACATCGGTGTTCAATCGGAAGCGTAATACTATTGAACTGGAGATACGTCAAGATTTCGTGAGTCAACGTGGCGTTCGCAAATATAATGGCCCATTGCTGGTGCAGCTACAGGAGTTGGACGGCACCTTCAAGCACATGTTACAGATTGAGAATACCGTGGTGAAGGCAGATATCACTTGTCATTCGAAAAGTCGccgaaataaaaagaagaaaattccGCTTTGTACGGGCGAAgaagttgatatggatttgtcGGCAATGGA TGATTCGCCTGTTCTTTGGATTCGTCTAGATCCGGAAATGATATTAATTCGAGATTTGAATATTGAACAACCTGACTTCCAGTGGCAATACCAACTGCGTCATGAGCGCGATGTAACAGCACAATTCGAGGCCATTAAAGCCCTGGAGAAATATCCCACCAACGCTACGCGCTCCGCACTCACAGATACAATTGAAAATGAGCGCTGCTTTTATAAAGTCCGTTGCGAAGCAGCACATTGTCTTACGAAAGTGGCTAATCAAATGGTGACGCAATGGAGTGGACCTCCTGccatgttaaatatttttcgaaaattctttgGCTCCTTTAGTGCTCCCCAtatcatcaaacaaaataaCTTTGCCAATTTTCAGTTGTATTTTTTGCAAAAGGTCATACCTGTGGCAATGGCAG GCTTACGCACGTCTCACGGTATCTGTCCACCTGAAGTTATACGTTTTCTGCTTGATCTCTTCAAATATAATGATAACACGCGAAACCATTATTCGGATGTTTATTATCGCGCGGCTTTAGTTGACGCCTTAGGAAATTCAATTACGCCAGTTGTTTCAGTGGCCCTGCGCGGAACGCCCATTACTTCTGACAGTCTCTCTGCCGATGCTAA GCTTGTACTTGAGGAAGTGACCCGTCTACTTAACCTAGAGAAGAACTTACCGTCATATAAGTACATGGTTTCGGTTTCATGTCTTAAGGTGATAcgtaaattacaaaaatgtggTCACTTGCCTTCGCTGCCGAAGATCTACCGTTGCTATGCAGCTTATGGTCAGTATTTGGATCTACGTGTAGCCGCCATGGAGTGTTTGGTCGATTTTGTTAAAGTGGATGGACGCTGGGATGACTTGGACCATTTGATTACGTTGCTCGAAACAGATCCTGACCCTGCAGCACGTCATGCGCTTGCCCAATTATTGATCGACAATCCACCATTTAGCCGTGAGTCGCGGAGCAGCCGATTGGATCGGCCAGAGTTGGTGGAGCGATTATGGGCGAATATGAA CAACAAATTGGCGTTCGACACTAAGTTACGTTGTGACATGGTGGATTTATATTACGCATTATATGGCACGAGGCGACCAATGTGCTTGCAATCTGCTGATGTCAGCAACATGTACAAAGATATAATTAAGGAAGGCACAAAGAAAACAGCCGTTCTCAACAGCAGCACAATTCCCAATAATGAAGCCAAGCCGCCTGCAATAATAAGCGAAGTGAAAAACGAGGTGCTCGACGTAGTCGAAGAGCATACTTCCATTGCCGCAGTAAAGCGCACTGCTACCGAGGCATTTGAGGTGGGCAATGAAGTCATAAAACTGGAAACAACCGAGGAGGTAACACTTGTTGAAGACAATGACATGAAGATGGAGTCGTTCGATAATGAGGTAAAGGTTGTGGTTAACCAAGAAGATGATGGCAACGTACATTCCCCCGAGCCAAAACGTATGAAAAGTGAAATCTTCGAGGAAGACGACAATTCCGTAACCATCATCGATGTGGGCGAAACTGCAATAATGAAAGCAGATAGCAGCTTTGAGGCCAACAAAACTGACGCCGAAAGTAGGCATAAGGCAGAGAACTCATCAAAG aagaaaaagaagaaggatAAGAAGAAGCACAAACATAAGCACAAACACAAGCACAACAAAGAAAAAGAGCGTGACAAGGAGCGTGAGCGAAAGGATAAAAAGGATCCCAACATATCTCGCATACAGGCAAAAGAAGCCACGCCGGAAACTCTCAGCTCAGCGGACAGCAGCAATTCGAATAGTAATCCGCCAACACTAAATTTCACATAA
- the LOC120778652 gene encoding transcription initiation factor TFIID subunit 2 isoform X1 — protein MDSEPKTEPKDVPARPFKLAHQIVSLTGISFERKSIIGAVELTIVPTKENLRLIRLNAKQCRIYRILLNDVCEVEFFYFDPFLDILQGDPKVRSLDVYSKNHLTAAQKTDPDVNCGELLIQIPPEGYHMIQEGRGLRIGIEFSMEDPQGGIHFVIPPTSEDEQQPNSAHMFTYAYENSTRLWFPCVDSFADPCTWKLEFTVDKHLTAVSCGELVEVVMTPDLRRKTFHYSLTTPVCAPNIALAVGPFEIYVDPHMHEVTHFCLPQLLPLLKNTVRYLHEAFEFFEETLSTRYPFSCYKQVFVDELDTDISAYATLSIASVHLMHSIAIIDQTYITRTLMSRAIAEQFFGCFITSHHWSDTWLAKGIAEYLCGLYSRKCFGNNEYREWVQSELARVVHYEERYGGIILDCSQPPAPLPVSSTNPASATSKQTEIVHYFPIKSLHTVSPKYVEAMRRKAHLVIRMLEHRIGQELLIQVFNKQLVLATNAAVTKIGSGLWHHLLISTNIFIKAIFTVTGKDMSVFMDQWVRTGGHAKFSFTSVFNRKRNTIELEIRQDFVSQRGVRKYNGPLLVQLQELDGTFKHMLQIENTVVKADITCHSKSRRNKKKKIPLCTGEEVDMDLSAMDDSPVLWIRLDPEMILIRDLNIEQPDFQWQYQLRHERDVTAQFEAIKALEKYPTNATRSALTDTIENERCFYKVRCEAAHCLTKVANQMVTQWSGPPAMLNIFRKFFGSFSAPHIIKQNNFANFQLYFLQKVIPVAMAGLRTSHGICPPEVIRFLLDLFKYNDNTRNHYSDVYYRAALVDALGNSITPVVSVALRGTPITSDSLSADAKLVLEEVTRLLNLEKNLPSYKYMVSVSCLKVIRKLQKCGHLPSLPKIYRCYAAYGQYLDLRVAAMECLVDFVKVDGRWDDLDHLITLLETDPDPAARHALAQLLIDNPPFSRESRSSRLDRPELVERLWANMNNKLAFDTKLRCDMVDLYYALYGTRRPMCLQSADVSNMYKDIIKEGTKKTAVLNSSTIPNNEAKPPAIISEVKNEVLDVVEEHTSIAAVKRTATEAFEVGNEVIKLETTEEVTLVEDNDMKMESFDNEVKVVVNQEDDGNVHSPEPKRMKSEIFEEDDNSVTIIDVGETAIMKADSSFEANKTDAESRHKAENSSKQKKKKKDKKKHKHKHKHKHNKEKERDKERERKDKKDPNISRIQAKEATPETLSSADSSNSNSNPPTLNFT, from the exons ATGGATAGCGAACCGAAGACCGAACCAAAGGATGTGCCCGCACGCCCTTTTAAATT GGCGCATCAAATTGTGAGTTTGACCGGCATTAGTTTCGAACGCAAAAGTATAATT ggtGCAGTGGAGTTAACCATAGTGCCAACCAAAGAAAATTTACGGCTTATAAGGTTGAATGCAAAGCAGTGTCGtatttatcgcattttgttaAATGATGTTTGTGAagttgagtttttttatttcgatcCATTCCTGGATATCCTTCAAGGAGATCCGAAAGT gAGATCTTTAGATGTGTACTCCAAAAACCATCTCACTGCCGCACAGAAAACCGATCCTGATGTCAATTGTGGTGAATTGTTGATACAGATACCACCAGAAGGATATCACATGATACAAGAAGGTCGGGGTTTACGTATCGGCATAGAATTCTCTATGGAAGATCCACAAGGCGGCATACACTTTGTTATACCACCAACTAGTGAGGATGAACAGCAACCTAACAGTGCACATATGTTCACATACGCATACGAAAATTCAACTCGCTTATGGTTTCCTTGTGTTGATAGTTTTGCAGATCCGTGCACATGGAAACTCGAGTTCACCGTGGATAAACACTTGACGGCTGTGTCATGTGGCGAACTTGTGGAAGTGGTTATGACACCCGATTTGAGGCGaaaaacatttcattattcactCACAACGCCCGTATGTGCGCCTAATATCGCATTGGCTGTAGGCCCATTTGAAATCTACGTGGATCCTCATATGCATGAGGTTACTCACTTTTGCCTGCCACAGCTTTTACCACTTTTGAAAAATACCGTACGATACCTGCATGaagcttttgaatttttcgaaGAGACACTTTCCACACGTTACCCCTTCTCCTGCTACAAACAGGTTTTTGTAGATGAACTTGATACCGACATCAGTGCATATGCTACTTTAAGCATAGCTTCTGTGCATCTTATGCATTCCATTGCTATTATCGATCAGACGTATATAACACGAACATTAATGTCACGCGCCATTGCCGAACAGTTCTTCGGATGTTTCATCACATCACATCATTGGTCGGACACTTGGTTAGCAAAAGGCATTGCCGAGTATTTGTGTGGCTTATATTCCCGAAAGTGTTTTGGTAATAATGAATATCGCGAATGGGTTCAATCCGAGTTGGCGCGAGTTGTGCACTATGAGGAGCGGTATGGCGGGATTATACTCGATTGCAGTCAGCCACCGGCGCCACTGCCTGTGTCTAGTACGAATCCCGCGAGCGCTACCAGCAAGCAAACCGAAATTGTgcattattttcctataaaaagtTTACACACAGTTTCGCCAAAATATGTGGAAGCAATGAGACGCAAGGCGCATTTGGTTATACGTATGCTGGAGCATCGCATCGGCCAAGAGCTGCTAATACAa GTTTTCAATAAACAGTTGGTGCTGGCAACCAATGCGGCGGTGACTAAAATCGGTTCCGGCTTATGGCATCATTTGCTAATTTCCACGAATATATTCATCAAGGCGATATTCACTGTAACTGGTAAAGATATGTCAGTCTTCATGGATCAATGGGTCCGTACCGGAGGCCACGCGAAGTTCTCCTTTACATCGGTGTTCAATCGGAAGCGTAATACTATTGAACTGGAGATACGTCAAGATTTCGTGAGTCAACGTGGCGTTCGCAAATATAATGGCCCATTGCTGGTGCAGCTACAGGAGTTGGACGGCACCTTCAAGCACATGTTACAGATTGAGAATACCGTGGTGAAGGCAGATATCACTTGTCATTCGAAAAGTCGccgaaataaaaagaagaaaattccGCTTTGTACGGGCGAAgaagttgatatggatttgtcGGCAATGGA TGATTCGCCTGTTCTTTGGATTCGTCTAGATCCGGAAATGATATTAATTCGAGATTTGAATATTGAACAACCTGACTTCCAGTGGCAATACCAACTGCGTCATGAGCGCGATGTAACAGCACAATTCGAGGCCATTAAAGCCCTGGAGAAATATCCCACCAACGCTACGCGCTCCGCACTCACAGATACAATTGAAAATGAGCGCTGCTTTTATAAAGTCCGTTGCGAAGCAGCACATTGTCTTACGAAAGTGGCTAATCAAATGGTGACGCAATGGAGTGGACCTCCTGccatgttaaatatttttcgaaaattctttgGCTCCTTTAGTGCTCCCCAtatcatcaaacaaaataaCTTTGCCAATTTTCAGTTGTATTTTTTGCAAAAGGTCATACCTGTGGCAATGGCAG GCTTACGCACGTCTCACGGTATCTGTCCACCTGAAGTTATACGTTTTCTGCTTGATCTCTTCAAATATAATGATAACACGCGAAACCATTATTCGGATGTTTATTATCGCGCGGCTTTAGTTGACGCCTTAGGAAATTCAATTACGCCAGTTGTTTCAGTGGCCCTGCGCGGAACGCCCATTACTTCTGACAGTCTCTCTGCCGATGCTAA GCTTGTACTTGAGGAAGTGACCCGTCTACTTAACCTAGAGAAGAACTTACCGTCATATAAGTACATGGTTTCGGTTTCATGTCTTAAGGTGATAcgtaaattacaaaaatgtggTCACTTGCCTTCGCTGCCGAAGATCTACCGTTGCTATGCAGCTTATGGTCAGTATTTGGATCTACGTGTAGCCGCCATGGAGTGTTTGGTCGATTTTGTTAAAGTGGATGGACGCTGGGATGACTTGGACCATTTGATTACGTTGCTCGAAACAGATCCTGACCCTGCAGCACGTCATGCGCTTGCCCAATTATTGATCGACAATCCACCATTTAGCCGTGAGTCGCGGAGCAGCCGATTGGATCGGCCAGAGTTGGTGGAGCGATTATGGGCGAATATGAA CAACAAATTGGCGTTCGACACTAAGTTACGTTGTGACATGGTGGATTTATATTACGCATTATATGGCACGAGGCGACCAATGTGCTTGCAATCTGCTGATGTCAGCAACATGTACAAAGATATAATTAAGGAAGGCACAAAGAAAACAGCCGTTCTCAACAGCAGCACAATTCCCAATAATGAAGCCAAGCCGCCTGCAATAATAAGCGAAGTGAAAAACGAGGTGCTCGACGTAGTCGAAGAGCATACTTCCATTGCCGCAGTAAAGCGCACTGCTACCGAGGCATTTGAGGTGGGCAATGAAGTCATAAAACTGGAAACAACCGAGGAGGTAACACTTGTTGAAGACAATGACATGAAGATGGAGTCGTTCGATAATGAGGTAAAGGTTGTGGTTAACCAAGAAGATGATGGCAACGTACATTCCCCCGAGCCAAAACGTATGAAAAGTGAAATCTTCGAGGAAGACGACAATTCCGTAACCATCATCGATGTGGGCGAAACTGCAATAATGAAAGCAGATAGCAGCTTTGAGGCCAACAAAACTGACGCCGAAAGTAGGCATAAGGCAGAGAACTCATCAAAG cagaagaaaaagaagaaggatAAGAAGAAGCACAAACATAAGCACAAACACAAGCACAACAAAGAAAAAGAGCGTGACAAGGAGCGTGAGCGAAAGGATAAAAAGGATCCCAACATATCTCGCATACAGGCAAAAGAAGCCACGCCGGAAACTCTCAGCTCAGCGGACAGCAGCAATTCGAATAGTAATCCGCCAACACTAAATTTCACATAA